A single Macrobrachium nipponense isolate FS-2020 chromosome 5, ASM1510439v2, whole genome shotgun sequence DNA region contains:
- the LOC135215786 gene encoding uncharacterized protein LOC135215786 yields the protein MERLLRPPRFEVDPDSGQAAKEWTHWLRTFTNFVQAAQLTTPTLDKLVLLTNYVAPSVDDFISECETYEKAEEVLTSLYVKPKNEIFARHLLVTRRQNSGESLDQFLQALKLLAKDCQFKSVTAEEACDSYVRDAFINGLVWCAIHQRLLENRTLNLNTAYEQARTLEMAQKHSASYSSAEPVNAAVSAGSREEESSSAENNSESVSAATSGALCFFCGNNRQPARTQCPAKDAVLFEM from the coding sequence ATGGAACGGCTTCTACGCCCTCCCCGGTTCGAGGTGGACCCTGACTCTGGACAGGCCGCCAAGGAGTGGACACACTGGCTGAGGACATTTACAAACTTCGTTCAAGCAGCGCAGCTGACTACCCCTACGCTTGACAAACTGGTTCTTCTCACTAACTATGTGGCTCCTAGTGTGGATGACTTTATTTCTGAGTGTGAGACTTATGAGAAGGCTGAAGAGGTTCTGACATCTTTGTACGTGAaaccaaagaatgaaatatttgccaGACATTTACTTGTTACTCGCAGGCAAAACTCAGGTGAGTCCCTGGATCAGTTCCTGCAGGCACTGAAGCTACTTGCTAAGGACTGCCAATTCAAAAGTGTAACTGCGGAGGAAGCGTGTGACAGTTATGTTCGGGATGCCTTCATTAATGGTTTGGTCTGGTGTGCAATACACCAGCGTCTGTTGGAGAATAGGACACTGAACCTAAATACTGCTTATGAACAGGCCCGCACTCTGGAAATGGCCCAGAAGCATTCAGCCTCCTACTCTTCAGCAGAACCTGTCAATGCTGCTGTGTCAGCAGGGAGTCGAGAGGAGGAATCATCTAGTGCTGAAAATAACAGTGAGTCTGTTTCTGCTGCTACTTCTGGTGCTCTATGTTTTTTTTGTGGGAACAACCGGCAGCCCGCCCGGACTCAGTGTCCTGCTAAAGACGCAGTGTTGTTTGAAATGTAA